The Littorina saxatilis isolate snail1 linkage group LG1, US_GU_Lsax_2.0, whole genome shotgun sequence nucleotide sequence tttttttctcaatttttagtctattttttgtttgtttttgttatttgtttgttcaagTTAACGTCCAACATCTGAAGAATCTGATTTTGACAAAAGACGGAGCTTTGAAATGAAGGCAAGTTTGCAGACGTGATGAACAGACAATTCGATAAATGTAAGGGTCCTAAATGGGGAGGCGGGCTTGAGGAGTTCAGCTACTAATTAACAGTTCTATATGCAAAAGTGATCAAGACGAACAGTTTTTGTATGAGAACAAAAATGATACATTCAACCCTTTtgttttggaggggggggggggggggtgtggctGGGTGGGTGTGgcagggtgggtgggtggtggaGGGGCTTTCATGTTGATAGCTGTTTTTTGTTTCCTCCACCTTTATGCCATGCCCATACTAAAAAAATGTGcctgtattttttgttttgtttgtttttatgtctgtctttatgtctatCCGCTTATCTTTtctgttttgttaattttttctttccctttttttttctttcggatTAATTCCTCCTTTCATTGCATGCCTTTCATTGCATGCCTTTTATTGTACAATtacttttaattattatgtttgtcgtcatttctttctttttgtctccaCAATATAGATCTATAGAAATGAACCAGAAATAACTGTTGAATCACTTTCAATAATTAGTTATCACTTCATGTTTTACCTGGATCTAAAACTCTGTGAATTATATTTATCAACAAAAGCATTGCTATATGTTCTACACAGCGTGGGCCATCTGGCAGGAGAACTGGTGTTTGACCTGAGAACAAGACAGCCAGAACTGGACATCACTTGGAAGGACATTCTGTGTGTCCAGATTGCTGGGCTCTGCCATGACCTTGGACATGGTCCTTTTTCACATCTGTTTGAGCATCGGTTTGTACCAGCTACAAGGGATAAATCGAAGCCAAAGTGGACGGTGagtatttgtttctgtttgtctatagctggctgactggctggctaGTCTCCCTCCTCCTATTCTTCTTCTCAGCTAATTAAGTCATCTTGTCTTTCTTGTATGCAGGTGATGCAGTACTGTCCCCCTTTTCACATCAGCTGCTCAGCAGACTTGTCTAACTTGAGCACTGAGCTATTTTTGGCTCAACACTTTCAAGGGCTGTAAGACACCAGTAGGTTTCCTTTTAGAGAGCTGTTTGTGCTAAATTTTGATTTCTGAAGTCTCCTGGTACATTGTATGCTCTTGCAAACCTTCCTAACGCAGATTTTTGTAAGGCTTTTACCTTAAATAGCTTAAACTCATGCATTCCTTTTTGACTAGCTTTAGCTCCAAAGATCATTGAAGTGTTTTGAATAAGTAATTACATGTTCACTTATACTAACTGTTTTCTTTCTCCTggcgtttttatttttttacttttttttttattctcttccTATCTTTTCACTCTTTTACCAACTTCCACCCCCCAgaaataacaagaggcgaagccttcaaggctcacgtaagaaatcgacaaacagtaccacaaactcaatcactccgtcacacacacacacacacacacacgcacacgctcacgcacacgcacacacacacacacacacacacacacacacacacacacacacacacacacacacacacacacacacacagaaagagcataggtgaaactgtgcaagaaagcgagacactagatctagatctgtctgtctgcatgtagcctacttacagggacgcgactgccaactagtctcggcccgctcaaaataacaatcaccgagactttcagtaattccttcgcgtgacgtctaaccctcttacgtcataatgtgacgtcaatgtaatatgacgtcttcaaatgttaaagtttctaccacatacatacatacgcacgcacgcacgcacgcacgcatgcacagacagacaaagtttaccaacgcataggctacacttacgtgagccaaaaattcaTATTCTTTTCTAGCACGAAGAAGCCTCGGTGAACATGTTCAACTACATGGTTGAACAAGAGGCAAATGAGCTGAAAGAGAAATTCCGCAAGTGGGACTTCCACGACGGAGAAATAACATTTATGAAGGACCTCATCCTTGGAAAGCACCCCAGAGGAGGGGTATTTATAAATTAAATGTTACTTAATTGTTAGTTCAGGTAAATGGTAtaacacataattatttataTAACATTTAATTCCCAATTTATAACAGTGAATGATCCAATTGATCAATTTAGAAGAACTGCAGAATATATAATGGTACATTCTATGTTGCTAAGTCCTATTTGGGGTTCCAAAAGTTTACACATGTTTGCTTTTTGAATATTGTTCTTGCTGCAGACAGACTATTTTTTAAAAAGAATGATTGTATAAATCATTAAATGTTCAAAAGTCTAGCTCCAAAATTTGTTTAAAAACTTAATATtagttttttctattttttttattttttttaccttaACTCCACTTCTCAATGACTTCAAAAGTGTGTGCATTTTTATCAAGGATGCAATCTATCTTGCAGGATTGCGGCTATGGTAAAGAAAAGCCCTTCCTGTACGAGGTGGGATTTTTTTCGTATTATATTCAATTTTTCTACTCAagttgcttttgtgtgtgtgtgtgtgtgtttgtgtggtgtcgtgtcgtgtcgtgccGTGCGTgcaggcgtgcgtgcgtgtgtgggagAGATCGATATTCCTTTGAATTCACCTGTATTGAGAAATGTTGGGACTGCATTTCTATATTTCACACAGAACTTATCACTCAGAGTTAGGCAGGTAGTTTTGCATCTGAATCAAGATACTAAGATGAACACCTTTGTTTGCATTGTTTCTTATCCATCAAAACAAATGTACTTCATATAAGAGCTACTTTTAATGAAGACAAATGAAGGGCTAATTGTCATGTTTAATTAACCACATAAAGGCATTACAATGCATGCAAATATTTTCAAATCAGTGAGTAACTACCATGCCAGAGTTTGAAAAAAcgtgattttgttgttttacaaTGATTAACAAAAGCAGCCATGCTGTGATGACaagacacatccacacacaaacgtttttaagTGATGCATTTAAAGTACAGTACGTACCATACTTTTACAACAAAAGGACATAAGTGCTCTTAATATAGACACCAACAatcagggtttagcctgggagaaaaaggcaatgggacatttgtcccactcaaccaaattctgatgggacatatagtcgaaggcaagattagcgccaaagaggcctgtacgcgttttgaccaaagatgcaaaatggtgccatctgagaattagccgctatatcttgttatctctgtatgtgtgtgtgtgtgtgtgtgtgtgtgtgtgtgtgtgtgtgtgtgtgtgtgtgtgtgtgtgtgtgtgtgtgtgtgtgtgtgtgtgtgtgtgtgtttgattcgatgtaaagtgtacatttggtggcgtagtggtacgtaatctcaatgcgccctttaaCGCACTagagggaattgtgatgggacattttcagatttaataaGCCAattggcgcagggcgcactagtaaatgaaaccccgAACAatagtaagtgagagttatgtaGAATCAATCTTCTCGCACCTGAGAGATTAACAAGCATATGCCTAtggaatgaacaagcgactttcatcctctaaaAAAGATGATTGTCACAAGCTCATATCATGTACCTCATTTTCCAAGGCTTTTTAACTGTACTTTAATACATGCATTTACACAGTATCATTTTATTACCCCCAAAGGAGATTGCATCAGTCTCAAGTAGCATCAACTGAtgaagagacaataaacaataataagaAAGTGGGGCAAAAACGTTTAACATCACTATGCCCATAAATAGAGGTAAGTTTTAAATAGGCGCTGCGCTCTCACAGTTTCCGTTGCAACGATAGCCAATACTGGCTCCTGCAACGTACCCTGACCAGATCCAGATCTAGAACCAACCAAGCAACCCCCAAGGAGAAGGGCAAACAAGAAAATTAAACAATTATTTAATTGTTTCAGATCGTGGCCAACAAGCGTAACGGTGTGGATGTGGACAAGTGGGACTACTTCAGGCGTGACTGCCTTCAGCTTGGCATCTTCAGCAGCTTCGACCACACACGCTTCATGAAGTTTGCTCGAGTCATTCATGTGGAAGAAGAAGGTCTGCAGATCTGTGTGCGGGAAAAGGTATACTTAGGGCTATATAGTTCAGGGggagaggggcgggggggggggtgcttgaATTGTCTCAGTGTTGCTGTTAGCTTgggatttaatttttttaattttcattttcattactttattatcgggtgcagacatgcacacagggATGTCCAAACACAGGGAAGAGTCGAGCACAAATGTGAATCTGGGAAATATATCCCGCGCCGAACCCAGGGATCAATCCCTCGCCTATAGCAACACACTCGTGTTTATCAGAGCAAGACATGTAACAGACTGAGCTAGGGTATGTCCCCGCCCCTATTCTTGAACAAGCTAGAATAGTTTCAAAAGACATAGAGATTTGGGCTTGTGAGAGTTTTGAACCACACTTCTTTTGACACTCTGGGTGTCATTTCATACCATATTAAGTTAAGTCAACATTCATTGTCCTGTACTAATCAGAAGTTGTTGATCTGTGAGGAATATCCcttgaaataaaaaaacattctttttgttttttgtcaactATAAGCAGACAATATTGATGACATTTCAGGAAGCATTGGATGTGTACCAGATGTTCCACACTCGCCATTCTCTGCACCTCAAGGCCTATCAACACAAGTCTGCTTATGTCATAGGCGTCATGTGAGTTCATTTGTGTGGTTCCAAGAGATCattctgtcgggtttgtatggggtgTGAAAGAATTGTTTCTCTTAGAAACATTGAGGAAAGCTTTTCCTcttgacattataggccaattaTACTGGCGAGGGGTGTCATTTGTGTGGTTCCAAGAGATTCTGTCaggtttttatgggttgtgtTCATTTTGGTGAAAGTATTGACTATGCTTAACAACGCTGAGAAATAACTTTGTCGGGTAATTTGTATGGCGGGTTGTCAAAGAGTATGTTTCTTCTGAAAACATTGAGACAATCTTTCCCacatgacattataggccaattaCTAGCGAGCGGCATGTCTCCACATGTGCATGGGGGCCATGTTTGGTCGACATGCCGCTTGCTAATGATTGGCCtataatcaatcaataagtcttatatcgcgcatattccgtgggtacagttctaggcgctctgcagtgatgccgtgtgagatgaaattttatacggccagtagattgcagccatttcggcgcatatttacctttcatggcctattattccaagtcacacgggtataggtagacaattattaactgtgcctaagcaattttgccaggaaagacccttttgtcaatcgtgggatctttaacgtgcacacccaatgtagtgtacacggggggaggttcggacactgaagagagtctgcacacaaagttgactctgtgaaataaatttccgccgaacctgggatcgaactcacgctgacagcggccaactgaatacaaatccagcacgctaccagctgagctatatccccgcccatgtGGGAAAGATTGCCTCAATGTTTTCAAGAGAAACAGCTCTTTGACAACCCggcatacaaacccgacaatGTTATTTCTCAGAAAATTCTCAGGGTTATTCATTTCTGATTTCAAATAGTGATTGTGTCAATGGATAATATTCTCATGTTGTCAGCTATTTAGGACAAATATCCAGGCACAAAAATAATATAAATGACGGATTTAAAATTGAGGTAATTACAATGGGTAAGTTTGTCAAATTACCAACTTTCTTCGTGTCTTAATTTGTAGTTCCTTTtgagtgtacatgtatttgGAAGTTGCAGCCAACAAAGgtagacgaagaagaagaagaagaagaagaaaaaaaaaaagttccttACCTCTATTGCCTTACATGTCATTAAGTTATCTCACCTAATGTGCATCTTTCGATCTTCATCTTCTGCTACATTACCCAGACATTTTATCTCTGAGATTAATTCTAACAATAAAACCACAGTTGTTGATACGGGACTGCATTTCTAGTTTGAGCCAGCAGGCATTAACCTTAATGAACTTCAAACTTCTTGTCCCGCAAGCTGCCTTTCAATACAGACATAGCATTGTGCTGGTCCTGTTAGGAATGATTTTGCATGATTTGTATTTTACAGGTTGATCGATGCAATAATTGCAGCCAACGATCATATCACGATTCCAGGAGACAATGGGTTAGTGATTATCAAAGGAAGAGTACACTCCCTGCaagcatttttgagtcacttgagaaaaagtgactatgtaatcggtcagtgttagtctgtccggccgtctggccggccggccggccggccgtccgtagacaccaccttaatgttggacttttctcggaaactatcaaagcgatcgggctcatattttgtttagtcgtgacctccaatgacctctacactttaacgatggtttcgttgacctttgacctttttcaaggtcacaggtcagcgtcaaaggaaaaattagacattttatatctttgacaaagttcatcggatgtgattgaaactttgtaggattattctttacatcaaagtatttacatctgtagccttttacgaacgttatcagaaaaacaagggagataactagccttttctgttcggcaacacacaacttaacgttgggcttttctcggaaactataaaagtgaccgggctcaaattttatgtgaacgtgactcattgtgttgtgaatagcaatttcttcctgtccatctgatgcctcatataatattcagaactgcgaaagtgactcgatcgagcgtttgctcttcttgttcagtAAAAAAGGGATAAATGGTTGAGTACATTGAATATATAACCCTCTAAATACTGTGTAGGGTTACACATTAATTGTTGCATTTTCTTTGACACATCTCTCTACTGAAACTGAGCCCAAAAGAAAAATTGAAATTTTCACAAAATTGTTTGAATTTAGTAATGAGCATTTAAGTTTATTGTTCTTGCAGATGGATCAATGTAGTTGGTAGAACTGTGCAAGATCTTTATTCATGTCAAGATAATGCATGTACAGACAAAATTTGGCAAACTATATGTTCTGTTTTTAAACTGCAAAAACTAGCCAAACTAATAGTCAATTAGTTTTTCCAACAAGATCGAGTCTTAAGACGTGCAGATTTCTGAGATTGGATATCTGCGTGAATTAGTGCATGCAGATGTGTTTGTGCCTGTGTTTCCCTGTCTATGTGCATAAACAtggtggcgtgtgtgtgtgtgggtgtgtgtttgtgcatatacctgcgtgcgtgcgtgcgtgcatcctgggtgcatgcatgtatgtgtaaGTCCTTTTCCGCATATCCCTTTTGTTTTCTACCAAATGACTGGCAATGTATTCTTTGCAGAAAATTGTGCAAGATGTCAGAGTGTGTCGACGAAAAGAATATCGACGCCTACATGAACCTGACGGACAACGTTGTTTCCCACATCTTGTTGACAGATAATCCCAACTTAGAAGTTGCAAAAAAGCTTCTTCGTGATGTTGAGCGGCGCAAACTGTACAAGTGTGTCGGAGAGAGCATGCCCAGCAAAGACAGTGACACCTTTGATGAAAAGATGGTTGTAAGTTGAACAATTTGAGTTGGTTTTCGCATTTTTGTTCTCTCTTGTTGACTCAtgcaaaacaatcaaacaaacaaatcagccagcccacaaacaagcaaacagaaaATCTCTGAAGGTGTCTTGTGTTgggtgggaggaggggggtgggggatatgtgagttgggatttTCTATacaatacagtcgaacctgtctaaggAGACCACCCAAAAGTATCCCCAAGGGTTTACTATATAAATGACCTGTGTAAAGAGACCACCTGCCTGTCGAGACCAAAGACCACCC carries:
- the LOC138964506 gene encoding deoxynucleoside triphosphate triphosphohydrolase SAMHD1-like isoform X2; the protein is MSNKPSSTRKRSTNAKSPTKESPAKQPRTESSQPRFVETSIEDKFHPDGSKVFNDPVHGHMEFHPLCVAIIDTPQFQRLRNLKQLGATYSVYPGAAHNRFEHSLGVGHLAGELVFDLRTRQPELDITWKDILCVQIAGLCHDLGHGPFSHLFEHRFVPATRDKSKPKWTDCGYGKEKPFLYEIVANKRNGVDVDKWDYFRRDCLQLGIFSSFDHTRFMKFARVIHVEEEGLQICVREKEALDVYQMFHTRHSLHLKAYQHKSAYVIGVMLIDAIIAANDHITIPGDNGKLCKMSECVDEKNIDAYMNLTDNVVSHILLTDNPNLEVAKKLLRDVERRKLYKCVGESMPSKDSDTFDEKMVEDGINEEVRRINGGKSLTEQYPDSKFVVQVVKLDFGKGDQNPVDHLLFFSKHDKTKAVHVRPAEVSSFLPQVVFKEQLVRVFFRLTDNPKRDLDSLKMLQEGFQNWCKSKIGEKGFKFFNIPKTLANQAAKPN
- the LOC138964506 gene encoding deoxynucleoside triphosphate triphosphohydrolase SAMHD1-like isoform X1 — encoded protein: MSNKPSSTRKRSTNAKSPTKESPAKQPRTESSQPRFVETSIEDKFHPDGSKVFNDPVHGHMEFHPLCVAIIDTPQFQRLRNLKQLGATYSVYPGAAHNRFEHSLGVGHLAGELVFDLRTRQPELDITWKDILCVQIAGLCHDLGHGPFSHLFEHRFVPATRDKSKPKWTHEEASVNMFNYMVEQEANELKEKFRKWDFHDGEITFMKDLILGKHPRGGDCGYGKEKPFLYEIVANKRNGVDVDKWDYFRRDCLQLGIFSSFDHTRFMKFARVIHVEEEGLQICVREKEALDVYQMFHTRHSLHLKAYQHKSAYVIGVMLIDAIIAANDHITIPGDNGKLCKMSECVDEKNIDAYMNLTDNVVSHILLTDNPNLEVAKKLLRDVERRKLYKCVGESMPSKDSDTFDEKMVEDGINEEVRRINGGKSLTEQYPDSKFVVQVVKLDFGKGDQNPVDHLLFFSKHDKTKAVHVRPAEVSSFLPQVVFKEQLVRVFFRLTDNPKRDLDSLKMLQEGFQNWCKSKIGEKGFKFFNIPKTLANQAAKPN